From Juglans regia cultivar Chandler chromosome 8, Walnut 2.0, whole genome shotgun sequence, the proteins below share one genomic window:
- the LOC108985370 gene encoding uncharacterized protein LOC108985370 produces the protein MQPEQRLRRMSSSSSSPSLCESEEGGELRCMPLTPTPWKSHKRLSKQLSMCETSRDKEWERRRRQFLRQERKKNGINDYDDLTDEDLHELKGCIELGFGFNEEEGQKLCSTLPALDLYFAVNRQLSMSSVSTPRSREPSSPVASRSSTSESPRSDSDSWKICSPGDDPQQVKTKLRHWAQAVACSVMQSS, from the exons ATGCAGCCTGAGCAACGGTTACGAAGAATGTCATCGTCCTCATCGTCCCCATCATTGTGCGAGTCAGAAGAGGGGGGGGAGCTCCGGTGCATGCCATTGACGCCGACACCTTGGAAGAGCCACAAGCGCTTGTCGAAGCAACTTTCCATGTGCGAGACCTCGCGCGACAAAGAATGGGAAAGACGTCGTCGCCAGTTTCTTAGACAAGAGCGAAAAAAGAATGGTATTAATGATTATGATGACCTCACTGATGAGGACTTGCACGAGCTCAAAGGATGCATAGAGCTTGGGTTTGGGTTCAACGAGGAAGAAGGTCAGAAATTATGCAGTACTTTGCCTGCCCTCGACCTCTACTTTGCGGTGAATCGACAACTGTCAATGAGTTCAGTCTCAACGCCACGGAGCCGTGAACCATCATCACCGGTGGCTAGCAGGTCGTCGACTTCCGAGAGTCCAAGGAGTGACTCCGATTCATGGAAGATCTGCAGTCCAG GGGATGATCCTCAACAAGTTAAGACCAAGTTGAGGCATTGGGCTCAAGCCGTTGCTTGTTCTGTAATGCAGTCTTCTTGA
- the LOC109021525 gene encoding receptor-like protein kinase ANXUR2: MTRTLILHYFSIAMSPITHISLFIFWISFILNALNAWSNDLQPLVLTTGSVNGGIDIYGRKWGPDEKYLDTKDSITTKSTYQDPSLVSDIPYMTGRIFISEASYKFPVKSDKRYWLRLHFYPSGADTNFNPADSYFSVDANGLTLLKNFSVSITCEALSQAYLVREYSLAPLNSETLTVVFKPSDKHAGAFAFVNGIEVIPMPDLFDSAILVGSSDQLDIKSLTSQTMYRLNVGGQYIPPTNDSALTRDWYDDLPYVTGASLGTTHYASKNVKIQYQDMPEYVAPAEVYSSSRSMGVSESVTQAFNLTWEFQVDSNFTYLLRLHFCDYHYSQPNQLVFSIFINNQTAEPTADVIGWTGGKAVPTYKDYVTYVKDGSGDQRLLLAMHPSDATKPEFLDALLNGVEIFKLSDTAGNLAGSNPQPSPMLIKAEEEAKSFEKPKDSNVKVLSGAAGGATAFGIVAAICIAFNQRRKRIPGTESQTSSWLPIYGNSHTTGTKSSISGKSTASSHLSAAAQSLCRDFSLIEIKQATKRFDESNVIGVGGFGKVYKGVIDKGTKVAIKRSNPSSEQGVNEFLTEIEMLSKLRHKHLVSLIGFCEEDNEMCLVYDYMARGTLREHIIKTKQPLSWKQRLEICIGAARGLHYLHTGARYTIIHRDVKTTNILLDENWVAKVSDFGLSKTGPNMNNGHVSTVVKGSFGYLDPEYFRRQQLTEKSDIYSFGVVLFEVLCARPALNASLPKEQVSLADWALHCKRKGTLEDIIDPHIKQKINPECLKKFADTAEKCLADDGLERPSMGDVLWNLEFSLQLQENKEGSSHSSENDTSDESLRNRNLAMHYSNLGIGSEHGSVSDESTETNAIFSQIANPKGR; the protein is encoded by the coding sequence ATGACGCGCACTCTGATCCTTCATTATTTCTCCATAGCCATGAGCCCCATTACCCATATTTCTCTATTTATCTTTTGGATATCCTTCATCTTGAATGCCCTCAATGCATGGAGCAACGATTTACAGCCACTGGTTCTGACCACTGGGTCGGTTAATGGCGGCATAGACATATATGGGAGGAAATGGGGACCAGATGAAAAGTACCTTGATACAAAAGATTCCATTACTACTAAATCCACATACCAAGACCCATCACTTGTCTCTGATATTCCGTACATGACAGGCAGAATTTTCATTTCCGAGGCCTCTTATAAGTTCCCAGTAAAATCTGATAAGCGTTATTGGCTTAGGCTCCATTTTTACCCTTCCGGCGCCGACACCAACTTTAATCCGGCAGACTCCTATTTCTCAGTGGATGCAAATGGTCTCACACTTTTGAAGAATTTCAGTGTCTCAATTACGTGTGAAGCCCTTTCACAAGCTTACCTTGTTAGAGAATATTCACTGGCGCCATTGAATTCGGAGACTTTGACAGTCGTCTTTAAGCCTTCTGATAAGCATGCTGGGGCTTTTGCTTTTGTCAATGGCATCGAGGTGATTCCAATGCCAGACTTGTTTGACTCAGCAATATTGGTGGGGTCCTCCGACCAGTTGGACATAAAGAGCTTGACTTCACAGACAATGTATAGGTTGAATGTTGGTGGGCAGTATATTCCTCCAACCAATGACTCTGCTCTCACTCGTGATTGGTATGACGACTTGCCTTATGTAACGGGTGCTTCATTGGGAACCACCCATTATGCTAGCAAAAATGTTAAGATCCAGTACCAAGATATGCCTGAATATGTGGCTCCTGCTGAGGTTTACAGCTCATCAAGATCAATGGGCGTAAGTGAGAGTGTCACTCAGGCTTTCAACCTAACGTGGGAGTTCCAGGTTGATTCAAATTTCACATATCTTTTGAGGCTACATTTTTGTGACTATCATTATAGCCAACCCAATCAGCTGGTGTTCTCTATCTTCATCAACAATCAAACAGCAGAGCCCACAGCAGATGTGATTGGATGGACTGGGGGAAAAGCAGTGCCAACCTACAAAGATTACGTGACATATGTCAAGGATGGATCGGGAGATCAAAGGCTTTTGCTGGCAATGCACCCCTCAGACGCTACAAAGCCAGAGTTCTTAGATGCATTACTTAATGGCGTGGAGATATTCAAGTTAAGTGACACGGCTGGAAACTTGGCAGGCTCCAACCCTCAGCCTTCACCTATGCTTATCAAGGCTGAGGAGGAGGCAAAGTCTTTTGAGAAACCAAAAGATAGCAATGTTAAGGTGCTTAGCGGAGCTGCTGGAGGAGCTACAGCCTTTGGCATTGTGGCTGCAATTTGTATCGCTTTCAACCAACGAAGGAAGCGAATCCCCGGAACAGAATCACAAACATCTAGCTGGCTACCAATCTACGGAAACTCTCACACGACCGGCACCAAATCAAGCATCTCGGGGAAGAGTACGGCTAGCAGTCACCTTTCTGCAGCAGCTCAAAGTCTATGCCGAGACTTCTCATTGATAGAGATAAAACAAGCTACCAAGAGGTTTGATGAGTCTAATGTAATTGGGGTTGGAGGCTTTGGAAAGGTTTACAAGGGAGTTATTGATAAAGGGACGAAAGTGGCAATCAAGAGGTCAAACCCATCTTCTGAACAAGGAGTTAATGAGTTCTTGACAGAAATTGAGATGCTTTCTAAGCTGAGACACAAGCATTTGGTATCTCTGATTGGATTCTGTGAGGAAGATAATGAGATGTGTTTGGTTTATGACTACATGGCACGTGGGACTCTGAGGGAGCATATCATCAAGACCAAACAACCTCTCTCATGGAAGCAAAGGTTGGAGATTTGCATTGGAGCTGCAAGAGGACTTCACTACCTTCACACAGGTGCACGATACACCATCATTCATAGAGATGTCAAAACAACTAACATTCTTTTGGATGAGAATTGGGTTGCCAAGGTTTCAGACTTTGGGCTCTCCAAAACAGGTCCAAATATGAACAATGGCCATGTTAGTACAGTCGTAAAGGGTAGCTTTGGTTATCTGGATCCTGAATATTTCAGGAGGCAACAGTTGACAGAGAAATCCGATATCTACTCATTTGGGGTTGTCCTTTTTGAGGTCTTGTGTGCGAGACCTGCTCTCAATGCTAGTCTTCCAAAGGAACAAGTTAGTCTTGCAGATTGGGCTTTGCACTGCAAACGAAAAGGAACTCTCGAGGATATTATTGATCCTCATATAAAGCAAAAGATCAACCCAGAATGCTTGAAGAAGTTTGCGGATACTGCTGAAAAGTGTTTGGCAGATGATGGACTCGAACGCCCCTCCATGGGTGATGTGTTGTGGAACCTCGAGTTTTCTCTCCAATTGCAGGAAAACAAGGAGGGTTCAAGCCATTCTTCGGAAAATGACACTTCTGATGAAAGCCTAAGAAATCGTAACTTGGCAATGCATTATAGTAATCTAGGCATTGGAAGTGAGCATGGATCAGTAAGTGACGAATCCACAGAAACCAACGCTATCTTCTCACAGATTGCCAATCCCAAAGggcgatga